A region of the Gemmatimonadota bacterium genome:
GAGTTTGCGCCGAGTGGTCCGGGTTTTGATCTGGGGATTGAAGAGGATTGGTTGGTGCCGTTTTAATTTTAGAGGACAAGAGGAACAAAAATGGATAAGACAATTATTTCAGTGGCGGTTGTGGGATCGGGTCCTACGAAGGATATGAATCCGGCTGTGCCTTATACGCCAAAGGAGATTGCAGAAGCCGCTATCGAGTGCCATAAGGCGGGTGCGGCTATTACGCATATCCATGTGCGCGATCCCGAGACGGGTATTGTGTGTTCGCGGATTGAGCTTTTTAAGGAGGTGGTGGATCGGATTCGGCAAGCTTGCGATATTGCCATTAATCTGACGACGAGTGGGGGAAATATTAAAGGGGAAAATATTATTGAGGAGCGGCTTGAGCCAGTTACGCTGAAGCCCGAGATTTGTTCTCTGGATATCGGCTCGTTGAATTTTGGCACTCGGGTGTTTATGAATCCACCCGAATGGGGTGTTGCCGCGGCAAAGCGCATGCGAGAGCATCGCGTTAAACCGGAGATCGAGGTTTTTGATGCCGGTCATATCCGCCAGGCGCGGTATATGATTGAGGAGGGGTTGTTCGAAGATCCCCCGTTTATCCAATTGTGTATGGGGCCCGGATGGGGTATTGAAGCCACGCCTGAGAATCTGATTTTTATGAAGAGTCTCTTGCCGCCCGATGTGATCTGGTCCGCTCTGGGTGTGGGAAAAGGGCAGTTGCCGATGATTACCATGGCTTTTCTCATGGGAGGGCA
Encoded here:
- a CDS encoding 3-keto-5-aminohexanoate cleavage protein, which translates into the protein MDKTIISVAVVGSGPTKDMNPAVPYTPKEIAEAAIECHKAGAAITHIHVRDPETGIVCSRIELFKEVVDRIRQACDIAINLTTSGGNIKGENIIEERLEPVTLKPEICSLDIGSLNFGTRVFMNPPEWGVAAAKRMREHRVKPEIEVFDAGHIRQARYMIEEGLFEDPPFIQLCMGPGWGIEATPENLIFMKSLLPPDVIWSALGVGKGQLPMITMAFLMGGHIRVGFEDNIYLRRGVLLKSNAQMVDLAASIVEKLQGEIATPNDAREMLGLTYPG